One Coffea arabica cultivar ET-39 chromosome 5e, Coffea Arabica ET-39 HiFi, whole genome shotgun sequence DNA segment encodes these proteins:
- the LOC113687801 gene encoding uncharacterized protein produces the protein MGAPLRLIDSALFIYFLIIAIAVPLIDGQTILPIDLYPKFLIELKSWFFKQIDHYLVFEMPYFYVGIAWFELLFQWPVALMCVYGIAAGKSWFGTTSLIYGSSFLTSLAAILAELIGSKRASEKLIRFYYPFLGFAVLSFARGLLRYSGTSASIGKQLC, from the exons ATGGGAGCACCCCTAAGGCTCATTGATTCTGCACTTTTCATCTACTTCCTCATTATAGCAATTGCAGTTCCACTTATTGATGGCCAAACAATTCTTCCTATAGACCTATATCCCAAGTTCTTGATCGAGTTAAAGAGCTGGTTCTTCAAACAAATTGACCACTATCTGGTTTTTGAGATGCCTTATTTCTATGTTGGAATTGCATGGTTTGAGCTTCTCTTCCAGTGGCCAGTAGCTTTGATGTGTGTTTATGGCATTGCAGCTGGAAAATCTTGGTTCGGTACTACGTCTCTGATTTATGGTTCCTCCTTTTTGACTAGCCTG GCTGCAATACTAGCAGAATTGATAGGGTCAAAGAGAGCATCAGAGAAGCTGATAAGGTTTTACTACCCATTCTTGGGTTTTGCTGTTCTTTCCTTTGCACGTGGTCTGCTACGATATTCTGGCACATCTGCATCAATTGGCAAACAGCTGTgctga
- the LOC113743804 gene encoding uncharacterized protein — MGVVSKLTDAVLFLFFLTVALAAPLIDGQTILPSDLYPTFLVDLKSWYATEFGDYLVAEKPHFFVGLVWLELVFQWPLALICLYGLVASKPWLNTTCLIYGSSVSTAMVVILAELTASGKASDTLIRIYSPFLGLSVIAILRGLLSHPGKSSATGKRPVTNRKKRV; from the exons ATGGGAGTGGTTAGCAAACTCACAGATGCTGTACTGTTCCTCTTTTTCCTTACTGTTGCCTTGGCAGCTCCTCTTATTGATGGACAGACAATTCTTCCTTCAGACCTTTATCCCACCTTCTTGGTTGACTTGAAAAGTTGGTATGCCACAGAATTTGGGGATTATTTGGTTGCTGAGAAGCCACATTTCTTTGTGGGCCTTGTTTGGCTTGAGTTGGTGTTCCAATGGCCTCTTGCTTTGATTTGTCTTTACGGGCTTGTGGCTTCAAAACCTTGGTTGAACACAACCTGTTTGATATATGGATCATCAGTTTCAACTGCAATG GTTGTGATACTGGCAGAATTAACAGCATCTGGGAAGGCGTCTGATACACTGATAAGGATTTACTCACCATTTTTGGGTCTATCTGTTATAGCCATTTTACGTGGTCTGCTGTCGCATCCGGGCAAATCTTCTGCAACGGGCAAAAGACCTGTAACCAATAGGAAGAAGAGGGTTTAA